The sequence GCTCAATACTTCAGTGGTTTGGGCATCGTCCTCCGCAAAGGGTAGGAAAACCCTTGGTTTCGCGGCGGGGAGGGCCTGGAGAATCAGTTCTTTTCCGTCCGCCTTGCGGGCGACACCCGTGCCCAGGTGGACCAGGTAGTTGCCGAGCTGGCCGGCAATTTCCACCTGCGGCCCGATCACGCGCACGTTGGACAGCTTGAGCCGCGTGCAGGTTTCCAGCACAAGCACGGCGCGCTGGGCAACCATGCTGGCGCTGGCAGCAGGTTCGCCCGCGCTGGTCCGCGCGACGGCGGTCACCAAGTCCAGATCGCGCATGACCTCGCTGAACAGGCGCGGCGGCACATCCGCAAGCTTAACGGGTGCAGATTTGCCGCGGGGTGTGAAGTTTACCGTGTCGATGGTGATCTCCTCCAGTTCGCCGACGTAATGGAAGGCTTCTTTGAAGTTCAGCCATGCAGTAATCCCTGCTTCGTGGAAAACTCTGCGAGTGGGTTCCTCGCCGCTGCTAACCCAGTTGCGTGAACTGAGCAGCGCGAAGGCCTGCTTGTCTTTCACTTCAATGCCGGCGTAGCGGTGCGACGCGGTGGCCTCATTCAACTCGTCCGCCACCGGCAGGTACAACTCCCGGAAGACTTGCTTGAAGGGCTGAATCCGCTCGCGGGCAAAACAATCTTTCTGCCAGGCCGCCCAAGCTTTGGCCGGCAGAAGATCCACCGGATGCGCGATGCGCAGCGCATCTGTTTGGGCAAGAGGTTCGACCTTGCCGGTCGCATCTTCCAGCGCTTTCCCTTCCTGCACGGGATAACCCAACACGCCGTCGCCTGCCAGCACCAACCCGTGCAGCATTGGGGATAGCAAGGGATGCTTCAGCAGCTCCGGCAGCTCTTGGGCAGTGATTTGGTCGCCCCGGATCATCATCTGTTCGAGCGCGCGACGAACGCGGGCGGCCTGGCGTTTCAGCTCCGTCCGGCGCTCGCGCAGGGCGGCAAACGGCGGCAGCTTTTTGAACTTCGCCGGGATATCCGCCAGCGCTTTGCCGTCGCGGAGGACCGTGAATTCGACTTCCCCCCACGGATCCAGGCCCAGCTCGGCGGTGATTCCCTCCTGTGCGACCCGGAGCGGCCCCTCGGCGAGATCCGCAACGGCGCTGGTTTCCATGGCCCATTCCAGGCGGATGGGGTCCGCGTAACCGGCTGTGCGGGCCAGGTTTTGCAGCGCGATCTCCACCGCGCGCTTCTCGCTCGCGCGGCGGTCCGGTCCAAACTCCCGGCTCTCGCGCTGAAAGGTGAGCAAGGTGCGATAGCGCTCCTGAATATCTTCGTCCCGCTTTGCGCCAGCAGCCAGGGGCAGCAAACCCAGGGCGCGGACGGAATCCTGGTGCCGCTTCTGCCGCACGCGCTTCAGCAAATCCTCCCGCGGGATCTGGTCCAGAAGCGCGCAGGCGAAGAGCTGCGCCCGCACGTGCCCTGCGCCATCCCCGGTGAGCTTGGCGGCTTCCTGCAACGTCTCCCAGCGTTCTGGACCGAGGGCGCTGTGCACCCGCTGGAACCACGCCACATCCACTGCGCCGTCCTCCAGATCATCGGCTTGGAGGGGCGTGCGATCAGCGAAAATGGGTTCCCAACATTCGATTTGCTCGGTCGTTTCGTCGTTGCCACCTTCTTTTCTGGCATGAAGATTCGCGCCACGCGTATGGGCATGCAGCCAGCAAACGCCATCCTCGAAGCTTGGCCAGCCCAAGGCATGATCAACAAACGGTGCCCACTGCCGCGCATAAACCGCCAGTTCCACAAGGCGGGATTCCGGAATCCTGGCCGCCGTGGTCTTCGCCTTGAACTCGGCGGCTGTATCTTCGGGGCACGGGTGGCAGACGCGTATAAAGTGACTGAACACGTCACCCACGCCGGCCTCGTAAATATAGCCGCGCACGAACTTGGCTTTACCCAGTTTCACAAGACTGGCCTGCAAGGCGTCCGTCCCCCAAGCGCGCTCAATGGAGCGCATGGCTTCGGACACGGGCGTGGGCTCCGGACCGCGGGCCAATTCCACCTCCAATATTCTTGCCACGCAACGCTGCACCAAGGGGCGGATTTGGGGGAAATTGTCAACCAGTCGTTTGTGGGGATCGGTCGCCTCGCTTAGCTCATGGAAGTAACCATCATGCGGTCCAAGCAGCAGTTCAAGAATGTCCGCATCCGTGGCGGCGCCAACGGCATGGGCGGCAGCGGCTAATTTAATGGGCGGCCGGCACCGTTCGGAGAGAGGGGCGACGCCGGAAGGTACGGGGCTCTGCTCCTTCCGAGGCAGCCATCGTTCCAGCAGACCCAATTTTGCCGATACTGAGGACCGTCTGTTAGC comes from Verrucomicrobiota bacterium and encodes:
- a CDS encoding DUF5724 domain-containing protein, encoding MVNNPAFKKGSEPIPDDNVANGMGLFRDDQRTWPEPPCSVKVDFVTPATLRLIEALDAFLYHQRERIIQFVDRYSQEISEQALGEVRHFPEPNFHFGHQEDLRHLPLPEVWETWWKSRDQKMRDPDGYEALRAWMYCNWNLKRRQWKSEPPALAALDSVFGGKPNLKLHYPETVEALFGWVLRLTGLDALRPDAGGRLPVGDFLLDAMEKSFALVPDKVLRQPKLENSDAWHWRDLRTSAFSAWHELSTHLKPAWTPAQIARLWRLLRWKDEPLANRRSSVSAKLGLLERWLPRKEQSPVPSGVAPLSERCRPPIKLAAAAHAVGAATDADILELLLGPHDGYFHELSEATDPHKRLVDNFPQIRPLVQRCVARILEVELARGPEPTPVSEAMRSIERAWGTDALQASLVKLGKAKFVRGYIYEAGVGDVFSHFIRVCHPCPEDTAAEFKAKTTAARIPESRLVELAVYARQWAPFVDHALGWPSFEDGVCWLHAHTRGANLHARKEGGNDETTEQIECWEPIFADRTPLQADDLEDGAVDVAWFQRVHSALGPERWETLQEAAKLTGDGAGHVRAQLFACALLDQIPREDLLKRVRQKRHQDSVRALGLLPLAAGAKRDEDIQERYRTLLTFQRESREFGPDRRASEKRAVEIALQNLARTAGYADPIRLEWAMETSAVADLAEGPLRVAQEGITAELGLDPWGEVEFTVLRDGKALADIPAKFKKLPPFAALRERRTELKRQAARVRRALEQMMIRGDQITAQELPELLKHPLLSPMLHGLVLAGDGVLGYPVQEGKALEDATGKVEPLAQTDALRIAHPVDLLPAKAWAAWQKDCFARERIQPFKQVFRELYLPVADELNEATASHRYAGIEVKDKQAFALLSSRNWVSSGEEPTRRVFHEAGITAWLNFKEAFHYVGELEEITIDTVNFTPRGKSAPVKLADVPPRLFSEVMRDLDLVTAVARTSAGEPAASASMVAQRAVLVLETCTRLKLSNVRVIGPQVEIAGQLGNYLVHLGTGVARKADGKELILQALPAAKPRVFLPFAEDDAQTTEVLSKILLLARDNAIKDPSILSQLQ